The following proteins are encoded in a genomic region of Peromyscus maniculatus bairdii isolate BWxNUB_F1_BW_parent chromosome 12, HU_Pman_BW_mat_3.1, whole genome shotgun sequence:
- the Igsf11 gene encoding immunoglobulin superfamily member 11 isoform X1, with translation MTRRRCAPASWLLLSLLGVAVSLEVSESPGSVQVARGQTAVLPCAFSTSAALINLNVIWMVIPLSNANQPEQVILYQGGQMFDGAPRFQGRVGFTGTMPATNVSIFINNTQLSDTGTYQCLVNNLPDRGGRNIGVAGLTVLVPPSAPLCQIQGSQDIGSDVILLCSSEEGIPRPTYLWEKLDNTLKLPPTATQDQVQGTVTIRNISALSSGLYQCVASNAIGTSTCLLDLQVISPQPRSVGVIAGAVGTGVVLVIICIALISGAFFYWRSKNKEEEEEEIPNEIREDDLPPKCSSAKAFHTEISSSENNTLTSSNTYNSRYWNNNPKTHRNTESFNHFSDLGQSFSGNAVIPSIYANGNHLVSGPHKTLVVTTNRGSSPQVMPRNNGSVSRKPWPQHTHSYTVSQVTLERIGAVPVMVPAQSRAGSLV, from the exons GTGTTGCGGTGTCCCTGGAAGTGTCTGAGAGCCCCGGCAGTGTCCAAGTGGCTCGGGGCCAGACAGCCGTCCTGCCGTGCGCCTTCTCTACCAGTGCTGCTCTCATTAACCTCAATGTCATTTGGATGGTCATTCCGCTCTCGAATGCAAATCAGCCTGAACAG GTCATTCTCTATCAGGGTGGACAGATGTTTGACGGTGCCCCCAGGTTCCAGGGTAGGGTAGGATTTACAGGCACCATGCCTGCTACCAATGTCTCCATCTTCATCAATAACACTCAGCTGTCAGATACGGGCACCTACCAGTGCTTGGTGAACAACCTTCCAGACAGAGGGGGCAGGAACATTGGGGTTGCTGGCCTCACAGTGTTAG TTCCCCCTTCTGCTCCACTCTGCCAAATCCAAGGATCCCAGGACATCGGCAGTGACGTCATCCTTCTGTGTAGTTCAGAGGAAGGCATCCCTCGGCCCACTTATCTTTGGGAGAAGTTAGATAATACGCTCAAGCTACCTCCAACGGCCACTCAGG ACCAGGTCCAGGGAACAGTCACCATCCGGAATATCAGTGCCCTGTCTTCGGGTCTGTACCAGTGTGTGGCTTCTAACGCCATCGGGACGAGCACCTGTCTCCTGGATCTCCAGGTTATCTCAC CCCAGCCCCGAAGTGTTGGAGTAATAGCTGGAGCTGTTGGTACCGGTGTGGTTCTTGTCATTATTTGTATTGCACTGATTTCAGGGGCGTTCTTTTACTGGAGAAGcaaaaataaagaggaggaggaggaagagattccTAATGAAATCAG AGAGGATGATCTTCCACCTAAATGCTCTTCTGCCAAAGCATTTCACACAGAGATATCCTCCTCAGAAAATAACACGTTGACCTCTTCCAATACCTACAACAGTCGATACTGGAACAACAACCCCAAAACCCATAGAAACACAGAGTCCTTCAACCACTTCAGTGACTTAGGCCAGTCTTTCTCTGGCAATGCCGTTATCCCATCCATCTATGCAAATGGGAACCATCTGGTCTCTGGCCCACATAAGACTCTGGTAGTGACAACCAACCGGGGATCATCACCCCAGGTCATGCCCAGGAACAATGGTTCAGTCAGCAGGAAACCTTGGCCTCAGCACACACACTCCTATACCGTCAGCCAAGTGACCCTGGAGCGCATTGGGGCAGTACCAGTCATGGTGCCTGCCCAGAGTCGGGCAGGATCCCTGGTGTAG
- the Igsf11 gene encoding immunoglobulin superfamily member 11 isoform X5, with product MVILYQGGQMFDGAPRFQGRVGFTGTMPATNVSIFINNTQLSDTGTYQCLVNNLPDRGGRNIGVAGLTVLVPPSAPLCQIQGSQDIGSDVILLCSSEEGIPRPTYLWEKLDNTLKLPPTATQDQVQGTVTIRNISALSSGLYQCVASNAIGTSTCLLDLQVISPQPRSVGVIAGAVGTGVVLVIICIALISGAFFYWRSKNKEEEEEEIPNEIREDDLPPKCSSAKAFHTEISSSENNTLTSSNTYNSRYWNNNPKTHRNTESFNHFSDLGQSFSGNAVIPSIYANGNHLVSGPHKTLVVTTNRGSSPQVMPRNNGSVSRKPWPQHTHSYTVSQVTLERIGAVPVMVPAQSRAGSLV from the exons ATG GTCATTCTCTATCAGGGTGGACAGATGTTTGACGGTGCCCCCAGGTTCCAGGGTAGGGTAGGATTTACAGGCACCATGCCTGCTACCAATGTCTCCATCTTCATCAATAACACTCAGCTGTCAGATACGGGCACCTACCAGTGCTTGGTGAACAACCTTCCAGACAGAGGGGGCAGGAACATTGGGGTTGCTGGCCTCACAGTGTTAG TTCCCCCTTCTGCTCCACTCTGCCAAATCCAAGGATCCCAGGACATCGGCAGTGACGTCATCCTTCTGTGTAGTTCAGAGGAAGGCATCCCTCGGCCCACTTATCTTTGGGAGAAGTTAGATAATACGCTCAAGCTACCTCCAACGGCCACTCAGG ACCAGGTCCAGGGAACAGTCACCATCCGGAATATCAGTGCCCTGTCTTCGGGTCTGTACCAGTGTGTGGCTTCTAACGCCATCGGGACGAGCACCTGTCTCCTGGATCTCCAGGTTATCTCAC CCCAGCCCCGAAGTGTTGGAGTAATAGCTGGAGCTGTTGGTACCGGTGTGGTTCTTGTCATTATTTGTATTGCACTGATTTCAGGGGCGTTCTTTTACTGGAGAAGcaaaaataaagaggaggaggaggaagagattccTAATGAAATCAG AGAGGATGATCTTCCACCTAAATGCTCTTCTGCCAAAGCATTTCACACAGAGATATCCTCCTCAGAAAATAACACGTTGACCTCTTCCAATACCTACAACAGTCGATACTGGAACAACAACCCCAAAACCCATAGAAACACAGAGTCCTTCAACCACTTCAGTGACTTAGGCCAGTCTTTCTCTGGCAATGCCGTTATCCCATCCATCTATGCAAATGGGAACCATCTGGTCTCTGGCCCACATAAGACTCTGGTAGTGACAACCAACCGGGGATCATCACCCCAGGTCATGCCCAGGAACAATGGTTCAGTCAGCAGGAAACCTTGGCCTCAGCACACACACTCCTATACCGTCAGCCAAGTGACCCTGGAGCGCATTGGGGCAGTACCAGTCATGGTGCCTGCCCAGAGTCGGGCAGGATCCCTGGTGTAG
- the Igsf11 gene encoding immunoglobulin superfamily member 11 isoform X2: MSLVSTLLLWWDCCSQTGVAVSLEVSESPGSVQVARGQTAVLPCAFSTSAALINLNVIWMVIPLSNANQPEQVILYQGGQMFDGAPRFQGRVGFTGTMPATNVSIFINNTQLSDTGTYQCLVNNLPDRGGRNIGVAGLTVLVPPSAPLCQIQGSQDIGSDVILLCSSEEGIPRPTYLWEKLDNTLKLPPTATQDQVQGTVTIRNISALSSGLYQCVASNAIGTSTCLLDLQVISPQPRSVGVIAGAVGTGVVLVIICIALISGAFFYWRSKNKEEEEEEIPNEIREDDLPPKCSSAKAFHTEISSSENNTLTSSNTYNSRYWNNNPKTHRNTESFNHFSDLGQSFSGNAVIPSIYANGNHLVSGPHKTLVVTTNRGSSPQVMPRNNGSVSRKPWPQHTHSYTVSQVTLERIGAVPVMVPAQSRAGSLV; the protein is encoded by the exons GTGTTGCGGTGTCCCTGGAAGTGTCTGAGAGCCCCGGCAGTGTCCAAGTGGCTCGGGGCCAGACAGCCGTCCTGCCGTGCGCCTTCTCTACCAGTGCTGCTCTCATTAACCTCAATGTCATTTGGATGGTCATTCCGCTCTCGAATGCAAATCAGCCTGAACAG GTCATTCTCTATCAGGGTGGACAGATGTTTGACGGTGCCCCCAGGTTCCAGGGTAGGGTAGGATTTACAGGCACCATGCCTGCTACCAATGTCTCCATCTTCATCAATAACACTCAGCTGTCAGATACGGGCACCTACCAGTGCTTGGTGAACAACCTTCCAGACAGAGGGGGCAGGAACATTGGGGTTGCTGGCCTCACAGTGTTAG TTCCCCCTTCTGCTCCACTCTGCCAAATCCAAGGATCCCAGGACATCGGCAGTGACGTCATCCTTCTGTGTAGTTCAGAGGAAGGCATCCCTCGGCCCACTTATCTTTGGGAGAAGTTAGATAATACGCTCAAGCTACCTCCAACGGCCACTCAGG ACCAGGTCCAGGGAACAGTCACCATCCGGAATATCAGTGCCCTGTCTTCGGGTCTGTACCAGTGTGTGGCTTCTAACGCCATCGGGACGAGCACCTGTCTCCTGGATCTCCAGGTTATCTCAC CCCAGCCCCGAAGTGTTGGAGTAATAGCTGGAGCTGTTGGTACCGGTGTGGTTCTTGTCATTATTTGTATTGCACTGATTTCAGGGGCGTTCTTTTACTGGAGAAGcaaaaataaagaggaggaggaggaagagattccTAATGAAATCAG AGAGGATGATCTTCCACCTAAATGCTCTTCTGCCAAAGCATTTCACACAGAGATATCCTCCTCAGAAAATAACACGTTGACCTCTTCCAATACCTACAACAGTCGATACTGGAACAACAACCCCAAAACCCATAGAAACACAGAGTCCTTCAACCACTTCAGTGACTTAGGCCAGTCTTTCTCTGGCAATGCCGTTATCCCATCCATCTATGCAAATGGGAACCATCTGGTCTCTGGCCCACATAAGACTCTGGTAGTGACAACCAACCGGGGATCATCACCCCAGGTCATGCCCAGGAACAATGGTTCAGTCAGCAGGAAACCTTGGCCTCAGCACACACACTCCTATACCGTCAGCCAAGTGACCCTGGAGCGCATTGGGGCAGTACCAGTCATGGTGCCTGCCCAGAGTCGGGCAGGATCCCTGGTGTAG
- the Igsf11 gene encoding immunoglobulin superfamily member 11 isoform X4, which produces MVIPLSNANQPEQVILYQGGQMFDGAPRFQGRVGFTGTMPATNVSIFINNTQLSDTGTYQCLVNNLPDRGGRNIGVAGLTVLVPPSAPLCQIQGSQDIGSDVILLCSSEEGIPRPTYLWEKLDNTLKLPPTATQDQVQGTVTIRNISALSSGLYQCVASNAIGTSTCLLDLQVISPQPRSVGVIAGAVGTGVVLVIICIALISGAFFYWRSKNKEEEEEEIPNEIREDDLPPKCSSAKAFHTEISSSENNTLTSSNTYNSRYWNNNPKTHRNTESFNHFSDLGQSFSGNAVIPSIYANGNHLVSGPHKTLVVTTNRGSSPQVMPRNNGSVSRKPWPQHTHSYTVSQVTLERIGAVPVMVPAQSRAGSLV; this is translated from the exons ATGGTCATTCCGCTCTCGAATGCAAATCAGCCTGAACAG GTCATTCTCTATCAGGGTGGACAGATGTTTGACGGTGCCCCCAGGTTCCAGGGTAGGGTAGGATTTACAGGCACCATGCCTGCTACCAATGTCTCCATCTTCATCAATAACACTCAGCTGTCAGATACGGGCACCTACCAGTGCTTGGTGAACAACCTTCCAGACAGAGGGGGCAGGAACATTGGGGTTGCTGGCCTCACAGTGTTAG TTCCCCCTTCTGCTCCACTCTGCCAAATCCAAGGATCCCAGGACATCGGCAGTGACGTCATCCTTCTGTGTAGTTCAGAGGAAGGCATCCCTCGGCCCACTTATCTTTGGGAGAAGTTAGATAATACGCTCAAGCTACCTCCAACGGCCACTCAGG ACCAGGTCCAGGGAACAGTCACCATCCGGAATATCAGTGCCCTGTCTTCGGGTCTGTACCAGTGTGTGGCTTCTAACGCCATCGGGACGAGCACCTGTCTCCTGGATCTCCAGGTTATCTCAC CCCAGCCCCGAAGTGTTGGAGTAATAGCTGGAGCTGTTGGTACCGGTGTGGTTCTTGTCATTATTTGTATTGCACTGATTTCAGGGGCGTTCTTTTACTGGAGAAGcaaaaataaagaggaggaggaggaagagattccTAATGAAATCAG AGAGGATGATCTTCCACCTAAATGCTCTTCTGCCAAAGCATTTCACACAGAGATATCCTCCTCAGAAAATAACACGTTGACCTCTTCCAATACCTACAACAGTCGATACTGGAACAACAACCCCAAAACCCATAGAAACACAGAGTCCTTCAACCACTTCAGTGACTTAGGCCAGTCTTTCTCTGGCAATGCCGTTATCCCATCCATCTATGCAAATGGGAACCATCTGGTCTCTGGCCCACATAAGACTCTGGTAGTGACAACCAACCGGGGATCATCACCCCAGGTCATGCCCAGGAACAATGGTTCAGTCAGCAGGAAACCTTGGCCTCAGCACACACACTCCTATACCGTCAGCCAAGTGACCCTGGAGCGCATTGGGGCAGTACCAGTCATGGTGCCTGCCCAGAGTCGGGCAGGATCCCTGGTGTAG
- the Igsf11 gene encoding immunoglobulin superfamily member 11 isoform X3: MTRRRCAPASWLLLSLLGVAVSLEVSESPGSVQVARGQTAVLPCAFSTSAALINLNVIWMVIPLSNANQPEQVILYQGGQMFDGAPRFQGRVGFTGTMPATNVSIFINNTQLSDTGTYQCLVNNLPDRGGRNIGVAGLTVLVPPSAPLCQIQGSQDIGSDVILLCSSEEGIPRPTYLWEKLDNTLKLPPTATQDQVQGTVTIRNISALSSGLYQCVASNAIGTSTCLLDLQVISRAFFYWRSKNKEEEEEEIPNEIREDDLPPKCSSAKAFHTEISSSENNTLTSSNTYNSRYWNNNPKTHRNTESFNHFSDLGQSFSGNAVIPSIYANGNHLVSGPHKTLVVTTNRGSSPQVMPRNNGSVSRKPWPQHTHSYTVSQVTLERIGAVPVMVPAQSRAGSLV; the protein is encoded by the exons GTGTTGCGGTGTCCCTGGAAGTGTCTGAGAGCCCCGGCAGTGTCCAAGTGGCTCGGGGCCAGACAGCCGTCCTGCCGTGCGCCTTCTCTACCAGTGCTGCTCTCATTAACCTCAATGTCATTTGGATGGTCATTCCGCTCTCGAATGCAAATCAGCCTGAACAG GTCATTCTCTATCAGGGTGGACAGATGTTTGACGGTGCCCCCAGGTTCCAGGGTAGGGTAGGATTTACAGGCACCATGCCTGCTACCAATGTCTCCATCTTCATCAATAACACTCAGCTGTCAGATACGGGCACCTACCAGTGCTTGGTGAACAACCTTCCAGACAGAGGGGGCAGGAACATTGGGGTTGCTGGCCTCACAGTGTTAG TTCCCCCTTCTGCTCCACTCTGCCAAATCCAAGGATCCCAGGACATCGGCAGTGACGTCATCCTTCTGTGTAGTTCAGAGGAAGGCATCCCTCGGCCCACTTATCTTTGGGAGAAGTTAGATAATACGCTCAAGCTACCTCCAACGGCCACTCAGG ACCAGGTCCAGGGAACAGTCACCATCCGGAATATCAGTGCCCTGTCTTCGGGTCTGTACCAGTGTGTGGCTTCTAACGCCATCGGGACGAGCACCTGTCTCCTGGATCTCCAGGTTATCTCAC GGGCGTTCTTTTACTGGAGAAGcaaaaataaagaggaggaggaggaagagattccTAATGAAATCAG AGAGGATGATCTTCCACCTAAATGCTCTTCTGCCAAAGCATTTCACACAGAGATATCCTCCTCAGAAAATAACACGTTGACCTCTTCCAATACCTACAACAGTCGATACTGGAACAACAACCCCAAAACCCATAGAAACACAGAGTCCTTCAACCACTTCAGTGACTTAGGCCAGTCTTTCTCTGGCAATGCCGTTATCCCATCCATCTATGCAAATGGGAACCATCTGGTCTCTGGCCCACATAAGACTCTGGTAGTGACAACCAACCGGGGATCATCACCCCAGGTCATGCCCAGGAACAATGGTTCAGTCAGCAGGAAACCTTGGCCTCAGCACACACACTCCTATACCGTCAGCCAAGTGACCCTGGAGCGCATTGGGGCAGTACCAGTCATGGTGCCTGCCCAGAGTCGGGCAGGATCCCTGGTGTAG